One Mycobacteroides abscessus ATCC 19977 genomic window carries:
- a CDS encoding HoxN/HupN/NixA family nickel/cobalt transporter, whose amino-acid sequence MDIGQRRSVIGMSVAVIALHVLGWGMLIFLVAPAHFTVQGSVFGVGLGVTAYTLGMRHAFDADHIAAIDNTTRKLVADGRRPMSVGFWFSLGHSSIVFIMVGLLALGVKTLAANVSDEHSSLQQWTGVFGTAVSGTFLLLIGLLNLISLIGIYRIAKRMRGGEVDEAALERELSNRGGLNRLFGPLMAAIRKPWQMYPVGLLFGLGFDTVTEVSLLVIAGGAAVTGLPWYAILVLPILFSAGMSLFDSLDGSLMNFAYDWAFQEPARKIYYNLVVTGLSVAVAVLIGSQEIISILTEKLDITSGPLAAVGELDLAAMGYVIVALFIVTWAAAALGWRYTGVRRRWGG is encoded by the coding sequence TTGGATATAGGTCAGCGGCGCAGCGTCATCGGAATGAGTGTCGCGGTGATCGCGCTGCATGTTCTCGGCTGGGGCATGTTGATCTTCCTGGTTGCCCCCGCGCATTTCACGGTGCAGGGCAGCGTGTTCGGGGTCGGATTAGGTGTCACCGCGTACACGCTCGGCATGCGCCATGCGTTCGACGCGGATCACATCGCCGCCATCGACAACACCACCCGCAAGCTGGTGGCCGATGGTCGGCGACCGATGTCGGTGGGTTTCTGGTTCTCGCTGGGGCATTCCTCGATCGTGTTCATCATGGTCGGATTGCTTGCGCTTGGCGTTAAAACGTTGGCGGCCAATGTTTCCGACGAGCATTCGTCGCTGCAACAGTGGACGGGCGTGTTCGGAACGGCGGTCTCGGGCACTTTCCTGCTGCTCATCGGGCTGCTCAATCTGATATCGCTGATCGGGATCTACCGCATCGCCAAGCGGATGCGTGGCGGCGAGGTGGATGAGGCGGCATTGGAGCGCGAGCTGTCCAATCGCGGTGGGCTGAACCGGCTTTTCGGACCGCTGATGGCGGCGATACGCAAGCCCTGGCAGATGTATCCGGTGGGCCTGTTGTTCGGGTTGGGGTTCGATACGGTGACCGAGGTGTCGCTGCTGGTGATCGCCGGCGGTGCCGCGGTGACCGGCCTGCCTTGGTACGCCATCTTGGTGCTGCCCATCCTGTTCAGCGCGGGGATGTCCTTGTTCGATTCGCTCGACGGATCGCTGATGAACTTCGCCTACGACTGGGCGTTTCAAGAGCCGGCGCGCAAGATCTACTACAACCTGGTGGTCACCGGGCTGTCGGTGGCAGTGGCCGTGCTGATCGGCTCGCAGGAGATCATCTCGATTCTCACCGAGAAACTGGACATCACCTCGGGGCCACTGGCGGCCGTCGGTGAGCTGGATCTGGCCGCGATGGGCTACGTGATCGTGGCGCTGTTCATCGTGACGTGGGCGGCAGCGGCGCTGGGCTGGCGGTACACCGGGGTGCGTAGGCGCTGGGGTGGGTAG
- a CDS encoding cobalamin biosynthesis protein — translation MSRRGLRAVGIALGYALDRCFADPQRFHPVAGFGQAAAALEAYSYRDSKLAGTAHTAALLVAVAATGWVAERATHRSATATVAVTAVATWATLGGTSLIRVGAEMSERLYDDDIDEARALLPSLCGRDPKLLGVGGIARATTESLAENTSDAHTGPLVWAALAGVPGVLAYRAANTLDAMIGHKSARYLRFGWAAARLDDLMNVLPARITALATALTAPFLGGSAVASLRVCLRDGRSHPSPNAGVAEAAFAGALGVRLGGPLRYPYGEEVRPVLGDGAPPRVGDMHEAVRLSRAVQNVTAVVAVLATLRQRRP, via the coding sequence GTGTCGCGCCGAGGACTTCGCGCCGTGGGTATAGCCCTCGGTTACGCCCTGGATCGCTGCTTCGCCGACCCTCAGCGGTTCCACCCGGTCGCCGGATTCGGCCAGGCGGCCGCCGCGCTGGAGGCCTACAGTTACCGCGATTCCAAGCTCGCCGGGACCGCCCACACGGCCGCACTACTGGTCGCTGTCGCCGCCACCGGATGGGTTGCCGAACGTGCCACACACCGCTCCGCGACAGCAACGGTCGCCGTGACCGCCGTTGCGACCTGGGCCACGCTCGGCGGGACATCATTGATCCGGGTGGGTGCCGAGATGTCCGAACGTCTCTATGACGACGACATCGATGAAGCTCGGGCACTGCTGCCGTCCCTGTGCGGCCGCGACCCGAAACTGCTCGGTGTCGGCGGCATCGCCCGGGCCACCACGGAATCTTTGGCGGAGAACACCTCCGACGCGCACACCGGGCCCTTGGTCTGGGCAGCGCTTGCCGGAGTCCCCGGGGTCCTGGCCTATCGCGCCGCCAACACCCTCGATGCGATGATCGGTCACAAATCCGCCCGCTATCTGCGGTTCGGCTGGGCCGCAGCGCGGTTGGACGACCTGATGAACGTGCTTCCCGCCAGGATCACCGCGCTGGCTACCGCGCTGACCGCGCCATTCCTCGGGGGTTCTGCGGTGGCCTCATTGCGTGTCTGCTTGCGCGACGGACGAAGTCACCCCAGCCCGAATGCCGGCGTCGCGGAGGCAGCCTTCGCCGGAGCCCTGGGCGTGCGGCTGGGAGGCCCCCTGCGCTATCCGTACGGCGAAGAAGTGCGTCCGGTGCTCGGCGACGGCGCACCCCCGCGAGTCGGGGATATGCATGAGGCGGTGCGGCTTTCGCGCGCGGTGCAGAATGTAACGGCCGTCGTGGCAGTGCTCGCCACGCTGCGTCAACGCCGCCCGTAG
- a CDS encoding SURF1 family protein — MRRLAFLLRPGWIALALVVVAFAYLCFTVLAPWQLGKNTKTSRENNRIAQSVNADPVPLKNELRPDHSMPEDAEWRRVTATGHYLPDRQVLARLRVVDAKPAYEALTVFQVDDGPAILVNRGYVRPEQGTSVPPIPPAPAGQVTINARLREPEQQSEKSPFLENGQYQVYSIVPVQVSTLVKIPLAGPYLQLSEGQPGGLGAIPLPQLDAGPFLSYGIQWIAFGILAPIGLGYFVFSEIRQRRAAAAAVKAVKPGTPQTTEERLADRYGRR, encoded by the coding sequence ATGCGACGGCTCGCGTTTCTCCTACGCCCGGGGTGGATCGCCCTGGCGCTGGTGGTCGTCGCATTCGCCTACCTGTGTTTCACGGTGCTGGCGCCGTGGCAGCTGGGTAAGAACACCAAGACTTCGCGGGAGAACAACCGCATCGCGCAATCGGTGAATGCCGATCCGGTGCCGCTGAAAAACGAGCTAAGACCCGATCATTCGATGCCCGAGGATGCGGAGTGGCGGCGGGTGACGGCGACCGGTCACTATCTGCCGGATCGGCAGGTGCTGGCGCGGCTGCGGGTGGTGGACGCCAAACCCGCATACGAGGCGTTGACGGTGTTTCAGGTAGATGACGGACCCGCGATCCTGGTGAATCGTGGGTATGTGCGGCCCGAGCAGGGCACCAGCGTGCCCCCGATTCCTCCGGCACCGGCTGGGCAGGTCACCATCAACGCGCGGCTGCGGGAGCCTGAACAGCAGTCTGAGAAGTCCCCATTTCTGGAAAACGGTCAATACCAGGTGTATTCGATTGTTCCGGTTCAGGTGTCAACGCTGGTGAAAATCCCGTTGGCCGGCCCCTATCTGCAACTCTCCGAGGGGCAGCCGGGCGGTCTAGGGGCGATCCCGCTGCCGCAGCTCGATGCCGGCCCATTCCTGTCTTACGGGATTCAGTGGATCGCGTTCGGAATCCTGGCACCGATCGGATTGGGATACTTCGTGTTCTCCGAGATCAGACAGCGCCGTGCGGCAGCCGCTGCCGTCAAGGCCGTCAAACCCGGGACACCGCAGACCACCGAGGAGAGGCTCGCGGACCGCTACGGGCGGCGTTGA
- a CDS encoding low molecular weight protein-tyrosine-phosphatase, which produces MSELHVTFVCTGNICRSPIAEKMLAHQLAERGLADRVRVTSAGTGDWHAGQPADERASSVLAEYGYPTAHRAAQVDEDHLSADLIIALARNHSRMLLHLGADPERVRLLRSFDPRASRAAMDVEDPYYGNRKDFVEVLAVIEAALPGVHEWVDKTLAERENS; this is translated from the coding sequence ATGTCTGAGCTGCATGTCACCTTCGTGTGCACCGGAAACATCTGCCGCTCCCCTATCGCCGAGAAGATGCTTGCCCATCAGCTGGCCGAACGCGGGCTGGCCGATCGAGTCCGGGTCACCAGCGCCGGTACCGGCGATTGGCATGCCGGGCAACCCGCCGACGAACGCGCGTCCAGCGTGCTGGCCGAGTACGGCTACCCGACGGCCCATCGCGCCGCCCAGGTCGACGAGGACCATCTGAGCGCCGACCTCATCATCGCCTTGGCGCGCAACCACTCCCGGATGCTGTTGCACCTGGGAGCCGACCCCGAACGAGTGCGGCTACTACGGTCCTTCGACCCACGAGCCAGCCGCGCCGCGATGGATGTCGAGGATCCGTACTACGGCAACCGCAAGGATTTCGTGGAGGTGCTCGCGGTGATAGAGGCGGCCCTGCCTGGTGTGCACGAGTGGGTCGACAAGACCCTCGCGGAGCGTGAGAACAGCTGA
- a CDS encoding HAD-IA family hydrolase, whose protein sequence is MLVIFDLDGTLTDSAPGIVSSFRHALSHVGAPEPTGDIASRVVGPPMHITLGSMGLGERADDAIAAYRADYGERGWAVNEMFDGIRDVLTRLREAGVPMVVATSKSEPIAARILEHFGLAEFFQVIAGASPDGVRSSKADVIKHALSQLDDVPPTGVVMVGDRVHDVEGAAAHGIGTVVVDWGYGATDFEGDPGQLAEWIIGRVSTPEQLLEELDV, encoded by the coding sequence ATGCTGGTGATCTTCGATCTCGACGGCACCCTGACCGACTCCGCACCAGGGATTGTCTCGAGTTTCCGCCATGCGCTCAGCCATGTCGGGGCCCCCGAACCCACAGGTGACATCGCGTCGCGGGTGGTGGGACCGCCCATGCACATCACGCTCGGTTCCATGGGCCTTGGCGAACGCGCCGACGATGCCATCGCTGCCTACCGCGCCGACTATGGCGAACGCGGCTGGGCGGTGAACGAGATGTTCGACGGAATCCGCGACGTGCTGACCCGGCTGCGTGAGGCCGGAGTGCCCATGGTGGTTGCGACCTCGAAATCCGAGCCGATTGCCGCACGCATCCTTGAGCATTTCGGACTGGCCGAGTTTTTCCAGGTGATTGCCGGTGCGAGCCCCGACGGCGTCCGGTCCAGCAAGGCCGACGTGATCAAGCATGCGCTGTCCCAGCTGGACGACGTTCCGCCGACCGGTGTGGTGATGGTGGGCGACCGGGTGCATGACGTGGAGGGCGCAGCCGCCCACGGCATTGGCACCGTCGTCGTCGACTGGGGCTACGGGGCAACCGATTTCGAAGGTGATCCCGGTCAGTTGGCTGAGTGGATCATCGGGCGCGTGAGCACTCCGGAGCAGTTGCTGGAGGAACTCGATGTCTGA
- the cobC gene encoding Rv2231c family pyridoxal phosphate-dependent protein CobC, with translation MTGPRKGARYHGDQALIPGVLDFAVNVRAAAPPPWLRDRLASRLDELGSYPRREDEQRAVDAVAERHGRPPDEVLLLAGAAEGFAMLPRLNPRRAAVVAPGFTEPEAVLADAGIPLEHVVLPPPFTLGDTVRVPDEADLVVVGNPTNPTGVLHTREQLLALRRPGRILVVDEAFIDAVPGEPESVASLSLPGLVVLRSLTKTWALAGLRAGYAVGDPELLRRLARGRAHWPLGTLQLEALAACNTAQAVGSAVLDAQRLVETRHRQAEGLRGLGLAVTEGVAPFLLVAVPHADLMRKHLKVKNIAVRRCDTFVGLDGDYLRVAVRPEWPELVQAMKEIL, from the coding sequence ATGACTGGGCCGCGAAAGGGAGCGCGCTACCACGGCGACCAGGCGCTGATACCAGGCGTCCTGGACTTCGCTGTGAACGTGCGCGCCGCGGCGCCACCGCCGTGGCTACGGGATCGGCTCGCGTCGCGGCTGGACGAGCTGGGCAGTTATCCGCGCCGCGAGGACGAGCAACGCGCTGTCGACGCCGTCGCCGAACGGCATGGTCGCCCGCCCGACGAGGTGCTGCTGCTGGCGGGGGCCGCTGAGGGTTTCGCGATGCTGCCGCGGCTGAATCCGCGACGGGCGGCCGTCGTCGCCCCGGGGTTCACCGAGCCCGAGGCAGTCCTGGCCGATGCCGGTATCCCTCTCGAGCATGTGGTGTTGCCGCCACCGTTCACCCTCGGCGACACCGTGCGAGTTCCAGATGAGGCCGATCTGGTGGTTGTCGGGAACCCCACCAACCCGACCGGTGTGCTGCATACCCGAGAACAATTGCTTGCGCTGCGTCGGCCCGGACGCATCCTGGTTGTCGATGAGGCCTTCATCGACGCGGTGCCGGGCGAGCCGGAGTCGGTGGCCTCGCTGAGCCTGCCCGGCCTCGTGGTGCTGCGCAGCCTCACCAAGACCTGGGCGCTCGCCGGACTACGCGCGGGCTATGCCGTCGGCGATCCCGAGCTGCTTCGCAGGCTTGCGCGGGGGCGTGCGCATTGGCCTTTGGGCACATTGCAACTGGAAGCGTTGGCTGCCTGCAATACCGCGCAAGCGGTGGGAAGCGCGGTGCTGGATGCGCAGCGGCTCGTCGAGACGCGACACCGGCAGGCCGAGGGGCTGCGTGGGCTGGGTTTGGCCGTGACGGAAGGTGTCGCGCCCTTCCTGCTGGTGGCCGTGCCCCATGCGGATTTGATGCGAAAACACCTGAAGGTCAAAAATATCGCGGTCCGGCGTTGCGACACCTTTGTCGGGCTGGACGGCGACTACCTACGGGTGGCGGTGCGACCGGAATGGCCGGAGCTGGTGCAAGCGATGAAGGAGATCTTGTAG
- a CDS encoding Nif3-like dinuclear metal center hexameric protein translates to MGVRLADIIGVLDAAYPPALAESWDSVGLVCGDPDQQIDTVTVAVDATAAVVDEMDGPGAHLLLAHHPLLLRGVDTVAASTPKGALVHRLIRAGGALFTAHTNADSASPGVSDALAQALGLTVTSVLAPRFTDYDKWVVFVPTESVHAVRRAMFEAGAGHIGAYSDCSWSVTGTGQFRPLAGSDPAVGEHGVVEQVVEDRVEMVAPSRLRCELFAAIQAAHPYEVPAIDVLPMAPAPSGTGLGRIGALPTPETLRDFVSRVRGALPETVWGVRAAGDPDELIQTVAVCGGAGDSLLGAAVKSGADVYVTADLRHHPADEHARTSSVALVDVAHWASEFPWCAQAARVLDTEFGENLSTRISPVRTDPWTLGGPEKEEKA, encoded by the coding sequence GTGGGTGTGCGGCTCGCGGACATCATCGGCGTGCTCGACGCGGCCTATCCGCCGGCGCTGGCCGAATCGTGGGATTCGGTGGGCTTGGTCTGCGGCGACCCGGATCAGCAGATCGACACCGTGACGGTTGCCGTTGATGCAACTGCCGCGGTGGTGGACGAAATGGACGGCCCCGGTGCGCATCTGCTGCTGGCTCATCACCCCTTGCTGCTGCGCGGCGTGGACACGGTGGCGGCCAGCACGCCCAAGGGCGCGCTGGTTCATCGTCTCATCCGTGCGGGCGGCGCGCTGTTCACCGCGCATACCAACGCGGACTCGGCCAGCCCTGGTGTGTCGGACGCGCTGGCGCAAGCCCTCGGGCTGACGGTCACCTCGGTGTTGGCCCCTCGGTTCACCGACTACGACAAGTGGGTCGTGTTCGTGCCCACCGAATCTGTGCACGCCGTGCGGCGGGCCATGTTCGAGGCCGGTGCCGGACATATCGGTGCCTACTCGGATTGTTCATGGAGTGTCACCGGCACCGGCCAATTCCGGCCGTTGGCGGGCTCCGATCCCGCTGTAGGGGAGCATGGTGTGGTGGAACAGGTCGTCGAGGACCGCGTGGAGATGGTTGCCCCGTCGCGGCTGCGTTGCGAGCTTTTTGCGGCGATTCAGGCCGCCCACCCCTACGAGGTTCCGGCCATCGACGTGCTGCCCATGGCGCCGGCGCCGTCCGGCACCGGCCTGGGGCGGATAGGCGCCCTACCCACGCCGGAGACCTTGCGCGACTTCGTATCCCGTGTTCGAGGTGCCTTGCCTGAGACTGTGTGGGGGGTGCGGGCCGCTGGCGACCCCGACGAGTTGATCCAGACCGTCGCGGTCTGCGGTGGCGCCGGTGACTCGCTGCTGGGCGCGGCGGTCAAGTCGGGAGCGGACGTCTACGTCACCGCCGATCTGCGGCACCATCCGGCGGACGAACATGCCCGGACAAGTAGCGTCGCACTCGTCGACGTCGCGCATTGGGCCAGTGAATTCCCATGGTGCGCGCAGGCGGCGCGCGTACTCGACACCGAGTTCGGGGAGAATCTGTCGACGCGCATCTCACCGGTACGCACCGATCCCTGGACGCTGGGCGGCCCAGAGAAAGAAGAAAAAGCATGA
- a CDS encoding zinc ribbon domain-containing protein yields MKADVAQQRLLVDLASVDAELTRVAHRRANPPERQEHGELQAQQRTILDEVGALAIALEDLDEQVAKLDAEVTAVRQREDRDRSLLASGSTNAKELTEIQHELDTLERRQSSLEDSELELMERREELQKQQASAQAKADTIAERLSEIERIQRAVAIDTDAEENQVRQRRDGLASSIDGLLLETYERQRRSGGAGAGFLQGNKCGACRIELDRGELARISAADADEVLRCPECSAILVRP; encoded by the coding sequence ATGAAAGCCGATGTGGCACAACAACGCCTATTAGTGGATCTGGCGTCGGTGGATGCCGAGTTGACACGTGTCGCGCACCGGCGCGCAAACCCGCCCGAACGTCAGGAACACGGGGAGCTACAGGCGCAGCAGCGCACCATCCTCGACGAGGTGGGCGCGCTGGCCATCGCGCTGGAAGACCTGGATGAGCAGGTCGCCAAGTTGGACGCCGAGGTGACTGCCGTGCGCCAGCGCGAGGACCGTGATCGATCCCTGCTGGCCTCCGGCAGTACCAACGCGAAGGAACTTACCGAGATACAGCACGAACTCGACACCCTGGAACGTCGTCAGTCCAGCTTGGAAGACTCGGAACTGGAGTTGATGGAGCGCCGTGAGGAACTGCAAAAGCAGCAGGCCTCGGCGCAGGCCAAGGCCGACACGATTGCCGAGAGGCTCTCGGAGATCGAACGTATCCAACGGGCGGTGGCCATCGATACCGATGCCGAGGAGAATCAGGTTCGGCAGCGTCGTGATGGTCTGGCGTCTTCCATCGATGGGCTGCTGCTGGAGACCTATGAGCGGCAGCGTCGTTCGGGAGGTGCCGGAGCGGGATTCTTGCAGGGCAACAAGTGTGGCGCGTGCCGCATCGAGCTGGACCGCGGCGAACTGGCCCGGATCTCGGCGGCCGACGCCGACGAGGTGCTGCGGTGCCCCGAGTGCAGCGCGATTCTGGTGCGCCCGTGA
- a CDS encoding bifunctional RNase H/acid phosphatase, with translation MKVLVEADGGSRGNPGLAGYGAVVFSPDHQTVLGEACDAIGHATNNVAEYRGLIAGLAEAARLGATEVSVSMDSKLVVEQMSGRWKVKHPDLITLYQQAVTAAMQFESVDYTWIPRERNKHADRLANEAMDRASGIEPKKPKEIAEIKETKPADTAPGWTGARGKPTRMLLLRHGQTELSVQRRYSGRGNPELTELGREQAARAARYLASRGGIAAVISSPLSRAKETAAAAAGALGVPLTVDDDLIETDFGKWEGLTFSEASERDPELHRQWLSDTSITPPEGESFDTVHHRVRRARNRIIAEYGGATVLVVSHVTPIKTLLRLALDAGPSVLYRLHLDLASLSIAEFYSDGPASVRLVNETSYLT, from the coding sequence GTGAAGGTTCTGGTCGAAGCCGACGGTGGTTCACGCGGCAACCCGGGTCTGGCCGGATACGGCGCGGTGGTGTTTTCTCCCGATCACCAGACGGTGTTGGGGGAGGCCTGTGATGCCATCGGCCATGCGACCAACAATGTCGCCGAGTACCGGGGCCTGATAGCGGGATTGGCCGAGGCGGCACGCCTGGGGGCCACCGAGGTGAGCGTCTCGATGGACTCCAAACTTGTCGTCGAGCAGATGTCCGGCAGGTGGAAGGTCAAACATCCTGACCTGATCACGCTGTACCAGCAGGCCGTCACTGCCGCGATGCAGTTCGAGTCCGTTGACTACACGTGGATTCCGCGAGAACGCAACAAGCATGCCGATCGGCTGGCCAACGAGGCGATGGATCGTGCCAGTGGCATCGAGCCCAAAAAGCCCAAGGAAATCGCAGAAATCAAGGAGACGAAGCCTGCCGATACTGCGCCGGGCTGGACCGGGGCGCGGGGGAAGCCCACCCGGATGTTGTTGTTGCGCCATGGGCAGACCGAACTCTCGGTGCAGCGCCGGTACTCGGGCCGCGGAAACCCCGAGCTAACCGAACTGGGGCGCGAGCAGGCGGCGCGGGCCGCGCGCTATCTGGCCAGCCGGGGCGGCATCGCGGCAGTGATCAGCTCGCCGCTGAGCCGTGCCAAGGAGACTGCCGCGGCAGCGGCCGGTGCGCTGGGAGTGCCGCTGACGGTCGACGACGATCTGATCGAGACCGACTTCGGTAAGTGGGAAGGCCTGACCTTCTCCGAGGCATCCGAGCGCGACCCCGAGCTGCATCGCCAATGGCTCAGCGACACCTCGATAACTCCGCCGGAAGGGGAGAGCTTCGATACGGTGCACCACCGAGTGCGGCGTGCGCGCAACCGGATCATCGCTGAATACGGTGGCGCAACCGTTTTGGTGGTCTCGCACGTCACGCCCATCAAGACACTGCTGCGGCTGGCGCTCGATGCCGGCCCCAGCGTGCTGTACCGGCTGCATCTCGATCTGGCCTCGCTGAGTATTGCCGAGTTCTATTCGGACGGTCCGGCATCGGTGCGACTCGTCAATGAAACGTCCTACCTGACTTAG
- a CDS encoding HugZ family protein has protein sequence MVSRDHGDPGDAPTIAPPLADVANPARPSAAEEARTVAASTNTATLASLSADGAPWASLVTYGLLGGAPVLCVSQMAEHGRNLVRDARASVSIVAPNPPQDPLANTRITLAGKVRRPNEDELPAARAAHVAGVPAARFYIDYSDFSVWILDVERVRWVGGYGRMDSASGAEYHSATPDPVSPEAARAIKHLNDDHGQALLAMAQRLGGYPDATEARCEGADRYGLDIRVSTPRGWSVTRVGYAEPIDSIEQLRGATVHLARLADPRA, from the coding sequence ATGGTTTCTCGTGATCACGGCGATCCTGGCGATGCGCCCACCATCGCTCCACCCCTGGCAGATGTCGCCAACCCGGCCCGGCCGTCGGCGGCCGAGGAGGCCAGGACCGTCGCGGCGTCCACGAACACCGCGACGTTGGCCAGTTTGTCGGCGGACGGTGCCCCGTGGGCATCGCTGGTCACCTACGGGCTGCTGGGCGGCGCTCCGGTGCTGTGTGTCTCACAGATGGCCGAGCATGGCCGCAACCTGGTACGCGACGCCCGGGCCAGTGTCTCGATTGTGGCGCCGAATCCGCCACAGGATCCGCTGGCCAATACCCGAATCACCCTTGCCGGCAAGGTGCGCAGGCCCAATGAAGATGAGTTGCCGGCGGCCCGCGCCGCGCACGTCGCGGGGGTGCCCGCCGCGCGGTTCTACATCGACTACAGCGATTTCTCCGTCTGGATTCTCGACGTCGAACGGGTGCGGTGGGTCGGCGGCTACGGTCGGATGGACTCGGCCAGCGGTGCCGAATACCATTCGGCCACACCAGATCCGGTATCGCCAGAGGCTGCCCGTGCGATCAAGCACCTCAATGACGACCACGGGCAGGCGTTGCTCGCCATGGCGCAGCGGCTGGGCGGATATCCGGATGCCACGGAGGCTCGTTGCGAAGGCGCCGACCGGTACGGCCTCGATATCCGGGTCAGTACGCCGCGGGGGTGGTCCGTGACCCGGGTCGGATATGCCGAACCGATCGACTCGATTGAGCAGCTGCGTGGCGCGACCGTGCACTTGGCGCGGCTCGCCGATCCACGCGCTTAG
- a CDS encoding HNH endonuclease — protein sequence MLPLDPATRAAQLVDRIAELERVKAAAAAEQAHAAVLLDRARREEEAANGVPRRRQGAGVATEIALARQDSPARGSRHLGFAKALVNEMPHTLAALECGALSEWRATILVRETAYLAVEDRQKIDVEMCAETSRLRGLGDTRLAAEAKRLAYRLDAQAVVRRARRAESERRVSLRPAPDTMTYLTALLPVKQGVAVYAALKRTADASMDPVRGQGQIMADTLVERVTGVSAAAAVPVGVNITVSDEALLGGGDEPATITGHGLVPAAVARRLISEAVSAEAKVLVRRLYRRCTTGALVKAESRSRLFPRGLAELIDLRDQTCRTPYCDAPIRHHDHVVGSMRGGPTALDNGQGLCERCNYVKETAGWNVAPVPGADRHTVEFTTPTGTAYRSTAPPLP from the coding sequence GTGTTACCGCTCGATCCGGCTACCCGCGCCGCCCAACTCGTCGACCGAATCGCCGAATTGGAGCGCGTCAAGGCTGCCGCGGCGGCGGAGCAGGCTCATGCCGCGGTGTTGTTGGACAGGGCACGCCGCGAAGAAGAGGCGGCCAATGGTGTGCCCCGGCGGCGGCAGGGGGCGGGCGTCGCAACAGAGATCGCCCTGGCGCGGCAGGATTCACCGGCGCGGGGCAGCCGTCACCTCGGCTTCGCCAAAGCACTGGTGAACGAGATGCCGCACACCCTTGCCGCACTGGAGTGCGGCGCGCTCAGCGAATGGCGCGCGACGATCCTGGTACGGGAGACCGCCTATCTCGCGGTCGAGGATAGGCAGAAGATCGATGTCGAGATGTGCGCCGAGACCTCGCGGCTTCGGGGATTGGGTGATACCCGGCTGGCCGCGGAGGCGAAGCGTCTGGCGTATCGGCTGGATGCCCAGGCTGTGGTGCGCCGGGCCCGCCGGGCGGAAAGCGAACGCAGGGTTTCTCTCCGTCCCGCACCCGACACCATGACGTATCTGACGGCGTTGCTGCCGGTCAAACAGGGTGTGGCCGTGTATGCCGCGCTCAAACGCACCGCCGACGCGTCGATGGATCCTGTTCGCGGCCAAGGGCAGATCATGGCCGACACCCTCGTGGAGCGCGTGACCGGAGTATCAGCTGCCGCCGCGGTTCCTGTCGGGGTGAACATCACCGTCTCGGATGAGGCGTTGTTGGGCGGAGGCGACGAGCCTGCCACGATCACCGGCCACGGGCTAGTTCCGGCTGCCGTCGCGCGGCGGCTCATCTCGGAAGCCGTCAGTGCCGAAGCTAAAGTTCTTGTGCGGCGGCTGTACCGGCGCTGTACCACCGGTGCACTGGTCAAGGCCGAGTCGCGAAGCCGATTGTTCCCCAGGGGATTGGCCGAGCTGATCGATCTGCGCGATCAGACCTGCCGGACGCCGTACTGCGATGCCCCAATCCGGCACCATGACCATGTGGTGGGCAGTATGCGCGGAGGTCCGACGGCCCTCGACAACGGGCAAGGCCTCTGCGAGCGATGCAATTACGTCAAGGAGACGGCGGGCTGGAACGTGGCTCCGGTGCCCGGCGCCGATCGGCATACCGTCGAGTTCACCACGCCGACGGGAACAGCCTATCGCTCGACGGCACCGCCATTGCCCTGA